One genomic segment of Deltaproteobacteria bacterium includes these proteins:
- a CDS encoding S8 family serine peptidase → MFKRMLHRVSVLGLIAIAMPACSPKPSAEHPLLVPNSSFDWQAIFSTRPTPDSHAFFLVKLKSAPLFTSLKKENGVLSASPDLVKALAAEQDLVLKELAAISSEIKVVYRYRMLINGFAVVAPQELAEKIGRVGGVAHIESAGHFARPTLPKEETAAINETKGLAARNSVKFIGGTEAHQRGIRGQGMKVGIIDSGIDFTHSMLGGVGTEDAFKAVDPEKPTTAFPNSKVVGGVDFVGTKYNSGAPSFEDRIPKIDTNPMDEGGHGTHVAGTVAGVGDGQTTYDGVAPDAALYALKVFGADGSTNDTVVIAALEFAADPNGDGDLGDRLDVVNLSLGSGYGSGHILYSEAIRNLSLGGTSVVASGGNSGDIPYIVGSPGATDEALSVAASVDDMDHNWRFRAVKFTTVDKPEILVEAIEGTITKPLKDSGSIIAPLVYAGVADQDFSPELKLSLQEKIAFIDRGVVPFADKIKRAAEAGAIGVIIANNQPSDPIVMGGGDGTKYEIPGIMITKALADELKEQMKKGDVVSEMTAPQVIEKPQLIDTMADFSSRGPRSIDGALKPEISAPGEKIVSARMGGGTAGMQMSGTSMAGPHMAGVMALLRQKFTTVSANELKSIAMGTAKTMVDVDGKRLSLSRQGAGRVQIIKALDTQVLATPSAISLGEMAIEARKMVSRQVEFVNLSATDVVYELSLQEATPGIQLILQSPSLKLAAGERKAVDVRLTIDGTQLAEATAEISALLIAKQQGAGVESLRVPVLAVANRVARIDADSLLVRSTSVADSQGAVVDLTLKNKSSVSGQALIFNKIATDARKEDPTLDPFRSRICDLSEAGYRVIEKAGVPTLQIAAKLYEPMTTWDLCEVSVLIDKDGDREADQELGGLRQKYVEGLTGEDYASVLVDMKSAREIRKAYEAAILAPTPTPAPSPVPSPVPVVATPKLDFTPAIVALEPMQAFEHSTIAVLETPLSALNLTSTGTLAVRIATSAQTGSSIEPDDFLSNNPKQWRQLNLRSSGAGFVELPASVTLAGDESKTVSFTKGAGVEQLLVLYPNGRPLWNSVGSDSQSQTLRPKFTP, encoded by the coding sequence ATGTTCAAAAGAATGCTGCATCGTGTTTCGGTTTTGGGTTTGATCGCAATAGCAATGCCGGCTTGCAGCCCCAAACCGTCGGCTGAACACCCACTTTTAGTCCCAAATTCATCATTCGACTGGCAGGCGATTTTTAGCACTCGCCCGACGCCCGATTCCCACGCGTTTTTTCTGGTGAAACTAAAATCTGCGCCTTTATTTACAAGCCTCAAAAAAGAAAATGGCGTCCTGTCGGCAAGTCCCGATCTCGTGAAGGCACTCGCCGCCGAACAAGATCTTGTGCTTAAGGAACTCGCTGCGATTTCGTCTGAAATTAAAGTTGTTTATCGGTACCGAATGTTGATTAACGGCTTTGCGGTTGTGGCCCCGCAAGAACTCGCCGAGAAAATCGGTCGCGTCGGCGGCGTTGCACACATAGAAAGCGCCGGGCACTTTGCTCGTCCCACCTTGCCAAAGGAGGAGACTGCGGCGATCAACGAAACGAAAGGTCTCGCGGCTCGTAATTCTGTAAAATTCATTGGCGGGACCGAAGCTCATCAACGCGGAATTCGGGGTCAAGGAATGAAAGTAGGCATTATCGATAGTGGAATCGACTTCACTCACTCGATGCTTGGTGGCGTAGGAACCGAAGATGCGTTTAAGGCTGTTGATCCAGAAAAACCAACGACAGCATTTCCCAATTCTAAAGTCGTGGGAGGAGTCGACTTCGTCGGAACAAAATATAATTCTGGTGCGCCAAGCTTTGAAGACCGGATTCCCAAGATCGACACCAATCCCATGGATGAAGGCGGACACGGAACACATGTCGCAGGAACAGTCGCAGGGGTTGGCGACGGTCAGACAACTTATGACGGCGTCGCGCCAGATGCGGCACTTTACGCGCTAAAAGTTTTCGGCGCCGATGGATCTACGAACGATACTGTTGTCATCGCCGCTCTCGAGTTTGCGGCTGATCCAAACGGAGACGGTGATCTTGGAGATCGCCTAGACGTTGTAAACCTATCGCTTGGTTCGGGCTATGGAAGCGGTCACATCCTTTACTCTGAAGCGATCCGCAATCTTTCGCTTGGTGGAACCAGCGTCGTTGCTTCGGGCGGAAACAGTGGCGATATTCCTTACATCGTTGGTTCGCCGGGTGCGACCGACGAAGCGCTTTCCGTCGCCGCATCGGTCGACGACATGGATCACAACTGGCGTTTCCGCGCGGTGAAGTTCACGACGGTCGATAAGCCTGAAATACTGGTCGAAGCCATCGAAGGTACGATCACCAAACCCCTCAAGGACAGCGGAAGCATTATCGCCCCGCTCGTTTATGCCGGCGTTGCAGATCAAGATTTTTCCCCAGAATTAAAATTGTCCCTCCAAGAAAAAATCGCGTTTATCGACCGAGGCGTGGTGCCGTTTGCTGACAAAATCAAACGCGCCGCCGAAGCTGGCGCGATTGGCGTGATCATAGCCAACAACCAGCCGAGCGATCCAATCGTTATGGGTGGCGGTGACGGAACAAAGTACGAAATCCCTGGCATCATGATCACGAAGGCATTGGCTGACGAACTAAAAGAGCAAATGAAAAAAGGCGATGTGGTTTCCGAGATGACTGCACCGCAAGTCATCGAAAAGCCACAGCTGATTGATACGATGGCCGACTTTTCGTCGCGCGGCCCTCGCTCGATTGACGGTGCATTGAAACCTGAGATTTCCGCACCTGGAGAAAAAATCGTATCTGCTCGTATGGGCGGCGGAACTGCGGGAATGCAGATGTCGGGCACGTCGATGGCTGGTCCACACATGGCCGGTGTGATGGCCTTGCTAAGACAAAAGTTCACCACCGTTAGTGCCAACGAGCTCAAGTCGATCGCCATGGGCACCGCGAAAACAATGGTCGATGTCGACGGCAAACGGCTCTCGCTTAGCCGACAAGGAGCTGGGCGCGTTCAGATTATCAAAGCACTCGACACACAGGTGCTGGCAACTCCTTCGGCGATTTCCCTTGGCGAAATGGCCATCGAGGCGCGCAAAATGGTCAGCCGCCAGGTCGAATTCGTGAACTTGTCTGCGACCGATGTGGTCTATGAGTTATCGCTTCAAGAGGCGACGCCTGGTATTCAGTTAATCCTACAATCTCCTAGCTTGAAGCTTGCTGCGGGCGAGCGAAAAGCAGTCGACGTCCGATTGACGATTGATGGGACTCAATTGGCGGAAGCGACTGCGGAAATTTCCGCGCTGCTCATTGCTAAACAGCAAGGCGCAGGAGTTGAATCGCTTCGGGTTCCGGTTTTGGCCGTTGCTAACCGAGTCGCACGGATTGATGCGGACTCCCTTTTGGTTCGTTCGACAAGTGTGGCTGATAGCCAAGGTGCCGTCGTTGATCTGACTTTGAAAAACAAGTCTTCCGTTTCGGGGCAAGCACTGATCTTTAACAAGATTGCTACCGATGCGAGAAAAGAAGATCCAACGCTTGATCCGTTTAGATCGCGCATCTGTGATCTTTCCGAAGCTGGTTACCGCGTGATTGAAAAAGCCGGAGTTCCGACTCTGCAAATTGCGGCGAAACTGTACGAACCGATGACGACATGGGATCTCTGCGAAGTTTCGGTGTTAATCGATAAAGATGGTGACCGCGAGGCCGATCAGGAGCTTGGCGGTCTTCGACAGAAATACGTTGAAGGACTCACCGGTGAAGACTACGCGAGCGTCCTTGTCGACATGAAATCGGCGCGAGAAATTCGAAAAGCTTATGAAGCTGCCATTCTTGCGCCGACACCAACGCCTGCCCCGTCTCCGGTTCCGTCGCCGGTACCCGTAGTTGCTACACCAAAGCTCGACTTCACCCCGGCAATTGTGGCGCTTGAACCAATGCAGGCGTTCGAACACTCGACGATTGCTGTTTTGGAAACTCCGCTATCAGCTTTGAATCTGACATCGACCGGAACACTTGCAGTTCGAATCGCGACAAGTGCGCAAACAGGTTCCTCAATTGAGCCGGATGATTTCCTTTCGAACAATCCAAAGCAGTGGCGACAGCTGAACCTGCGTTCGAGCGGAGCTGGATTTGTGGAACTTCCAGCGAGTGTGACGCTTGCCGGAGACGAAAGTAAAACGGTTTCGTTTACGAAAGGCGCAGGAGTCGAGCAGCTTCTTGTCCTTTACCCGAACGGACGTCCCCTTTGGAATAGTGTTGGATCGGATTCCCAATCTCAAACACTGCGTCCGAAGTTTACTCCTTAA